The DNA sequence GACGTGTACGCGGCGCGCCGTTCACGGCTGCTGGAGCGGTGCCTGGCGAGCGGGAGCGAGGCCGCGCTGGTCACCGGCGCGGCCAACGTCCGCTACCTCGCCGGCCATGCCCCGGCCGACGCCGCCCTGCTGGTCGGGCCCGTCCACGACGTGCTGCTCTGCGCCTCCGACCCGTTCGACGCCGCGTCGGCCGCCCGGCCCGCCGGCGATCTGCGCGTCTTCGTCCTGCCCGGCACGGAGGGCGACCCGGCGGTCGCGGGCGCGGAGCGGGCCGCCGCGGCCGGGGCCGGCTCGCTGGCGGTGGAGGAGCACCACCTGACCGTACGCCGCCACCGTGCCCTGGGGGCCGTCGCGCCGGGGCTGCGGCTGGACGACCTGGGGCCGGCCGTGGAGCAGCAGCGGCTGGTGAAGGACGAGGAGGAGATCTCCTGTCTGCGGATCGCCGCCGAGATCGCCGACCAGGCGCTGGGGGAGCTGCTGGAGTCCATCCTCGTCGGCCGCACCGAGCGGCACCTCGCCCTGGAGCTGGAGCGCCGCCTGGTGGACCACGGCGCGTCCGGGCCGGCGTTCCCCACCTCGGTGGGGACCGGGCCCGACTCCGGGCTGGCCGGGCACGTACCCTCGGACCGGCGGGTGGAGGAGGGTGACTTCCTCTCGGTCTGCCTGGGTGCCGACTACCGCGGCTACCACAGCGAGATCGCCCGTACCTTCGTCATCGGCACCTCTCCGGCGGACTGGCAGATCGAGCTGTACGAGCAGGTCTTCGCGGCCCAGCGGGCCGGCCGGGAGGCGCTGTTGCCGGGGACGCCGTACCGGGACGTGGACCGCGCGGCACGGCGCGTCCTGGAGGCCGCGGGCCACGGCGACCGGCTCGGTCCGCGCATCGGGCACGGGGTCGGACTCGAAAACGGCGAGGACCCTCGGCTCGCGCCCGCGGCCATGGGTAAACTGGACGCTTGCGTGCCGGTCACCGTAGATCCGGGGGTTCACCTCCCGGGGCGGGGCGGCGTCCGGATCGATGACACGCTCGTCGTCCGCCCCGAGGCGGACGGCGGTCCCGAGCTACTCACCATCACGACCAAGGAGCTGCTCGCGCTGTAGCGCGTGCCTCTTCGGGGTCGCAGCTTCAGTCCAGGAGATTCCGCAACCGTGGCTTCCACGAACGACCTCAAGAACGGCATGGTGCTCAAGCTCGAAGGCGGCCAGCTCTGGTCCGTCGTCGAGTTCCAGCACGTCAAGCCCGGCAAGGGCCCCGCCTTCGTCCGCACGAAGCT is a window from the Streptomyces mobaraensis genome containing:
- a CDS encoding M24 family metallopeptidase; amino-acid sequence: MSDVYAARRSRLLERCLASGSEAALVTGAANVRYLAGHAPADAALLVGPVHDVLLCASDPFDAASAARPAGDLRVFVLPGTEGDPAVAGAERAAAAGAGSLAVEEHHLTVRRHRALGAVAPGLRLDDLGPAVEQQRLVKDEEEISCLRIAAEIADQALGELLESILVGRTERHLALELERRLVDHGASGPAFPTSVGTGPDSGLAGHVPSDRRVEEGDFLSVCLGADYRGYHSEIARTFVIGTSPADWQIELYEQVFAAQRAGREALLPGTPYRDVDRAARRVLEAAGHGDRLGPRIGHGVGLENGEDPRLAPAAMGKLDACVPVTVDPGVHLPGRGGVRIDDTLVVRPEADGGPELLTITTKELLAL